One Acinetobacter pullicarnis genomic region harbors:
- a CDS encoding AraC family transcriptional regulator: MSRDTISIHFVNAALTGVKRLGMDVETLLSHVGIEAELLRQPKARISPEQYTRFVKMLWMVTQDEHVGFDTQPRRLGSFAIMCQLIIHAKTLGEALELSSQFYKLFGDEWSVSVERDKHEARLVPLIPKNADPDHYITESILMIWHGLASWLIDRRIPLERVHFNYERPSHADEYDALFFAPVMQFDSLRTEITFAADYLDLPIRQDANTLEEFLKAAPAQLLVKFKNNNSLTSRIRDVLKSQIGEEMPTLNDVASMLYLSPQTLRRRLAAEGKSYQGVKDALRRDAAIHLLLNQHLTLEDVAQQVGFSETSTFHRAFKKWTGVTPGLYRQLHGYH; encoded by the coding sequence ATGAGCCGGGATACCATTAGTATCCATTTCGTTAATGCAGCATTAACCGGCGTCAAACGTTTGGGCATGGATGTCGAAACTTTGTTATCTCACGTCGGCATTGAAGCAGAGCTACTGCGTCAACCGAAAGCGCGTATTTCACCTGAGCAATATACGCGTTTTGTGAAAATGCTGTGGATGGTCACCCAAGATGAACACGTCGGCTTCGACACCCAACCGCGTCGCTTGGGTAGCTTTGCGATTATGTGTCAGCTCATCATTCATGCCAAAACATTAGGCGAAGCGCTAGAGCTTTCCTCACAATTCTATAAATTGTTTGGTGATGAATGGTCTGTTTCGGTCGAACGTGACAAGCACGAAGCGCGTTTGGTACCACTCATTCCCAAAAATGCAGACCCTGATCATTATATTACTGAAAGTATCCTGATGATTTGGCACGGTTTAGCCTCTTGGTTGATCGATCGTCGTATTCCCTTAGAACGCGTACATTTCAACTATGAACGCCCAAGTCACGCTGACGAATATGATGCCTTATTCTTTGCACCTGTGATGCAATTTGATTCACTGCGCACAGAGATTACCTTTGCAGCCGATTATTTAGATCTGCCGATACGCCAAGATGCCAATACACTTGAAGAATTTTTAAAAGCCGCACCAGCACAATTGCTGGTGAAGTTTAAAAACAATAACTCGCTCACCTCACGTATTCGTGACGTCCTGAAAAGCCAAATTGGTGAGGAAATGCCAACCCTTAACGATGTGGCTTCGATGCTGTATCTTTCTCCGCAAACGCTTAGACGTCGTCTGGCTGCTGAAGGAAAAAGTTACCAAGGCGTGAAAGATGCGCTGCGTCGTGATGCTGCAATTCACTTATTGCTTAATCAACATCTCACCCTTGAAGATGTGGCCCAACAAGTTGGCTTTAGTGAAACCAGTACCTTCCACCGCGCCTTTAAAAAGTGGACCGGTGTGACACCAGGCCTCTACCGTCAGTTGCATGGCTATCACTAA
- a CDS encoding acetyl-CoA C-acetyltransferase, whose amino-acid sequence MSEAYIIDAIRTPRGKGKKDGSLYEVKPITLLSNLLKELQIRHQFDSALVDDIVVGCVTPIADQGANIAKTAAIAAGWDHDVAGVQINRFCASGLEAVNLAAQKVRSGWEDLVVAGGVESMSRVTMGSDGGPWALDPETNVAAGFVPQGIGADLIATLGGFSRTDVDRFAVQSQQKAAAAQAQGYFDRSVVPVKDKAGVCILAKDEFIKANTSVDGLAKLNPSFAMMGQMGFDAVALQHYPEAIQIDHVHHAGNASGIVDGAALVLLASEHAVKTLGLKPRAKVLATALVGTDPTIMLTGPAPAAQKALAKAGLSVADIDLFEVNEAFAAVVLRFIQELDVPADKVNVNGGAIAMGHPLGATGAMILGTLLDELERQGKKRGLATLCVGGGMGIATIIELVSGAEQ is encoded by the coding sequence ATGAGCGAAGCCTACATCATTGATGCCATCCGCACACCACGCGGAAAAGGGAAAAAAGATGGATCACTCTACGAAGTCAAACCGATTACTTTACTAAGCAACTTACTCAAAGAATTACAAATACGGCATCAATTTGACAGTGCCCTGGTCGATGACATTGTGGTGGGCTGTGTCACCCCAATCGCAGATCAAGGTGCAAATATTGCCAAAACTGCCGCAATTGCAGCAGGTTGGGATCATGATGTTGCCGGTGTACAAATCAATCGCTTTTGTGCCTCTGGTCTTGAAGCAGTCAATCTCGCGGCACAAAAAGTCCGTTCGGGTTGGGAAGACTTGGTTGTGGCAGGTGGGGTTGAATCGATGTCACGGGTCACGATGGGCTCCGATGGCGGACCTTGGGCACTTGATCCTGAAACCAATGTGGCTGCTGGCTTTGTCCCACAAGGCATTGGCGCAGATCTAATCGCTACACTTGGCGGTTTTAGTCGAACTGATGTCGATCGTTTTGCCGTGCAATCCCAACAAAAAGCAGCTGCTGCCCAAGCACAGGGGTATTTTGATCGCTCCGTTGTGCCAGTAAAAGATAAAGCTGGGGTCTGTATTTTAGCCAAAGATGAATTTATTAAAGCCAATACCAGCGTTGACGGTTTGGCAAAACTCAATCCAAGCTTTGCCATGATGGGACAAATGGGCTTTGATGCAGTCGCATTACAGCACTATCCTGAAGCCATTCAAATCGACCATGTCCACCATGCTGGCAATGCATCGGGTATTGTCGATGGTGCTGCTCTGGTACTGTTGGCCTCGGAACATGCGGTAAAAACCCTCGGTCTAAAACCACGTGCCAAAGTGCTGGCCACAGCATTGGTGGGTACCGACCCCACCATTATGCTGACCGGTCCTGCGCCTGCTGCACAGAAAGCACTTGCCAAAGCCGGCTTAAGTGTTGCTGATATCGACCTGTTTGAAGTCAATGAAGCCTTTGCTGCGGTGGTGCTGCGCTTTATCCAAGAACTAGATGTACCTGCCGACAAAGTCAACGTCAATGGTGGCGCGATTGCCATGGGCCATCCCTTAGGCGCAACCGGTGCAATGATATTAGGCACCTTACTTGATGAACTAGAACGTCAAGGCAAAAAACGTGGATTGGCAACCTTGTGTGTGGGTGGTGGTATGGGCATTGCGACCATCATTGAGTTGGTATCAGGAGCAGAACAATGA
- a CDS encoding 3-hydroxyacyl-CoA dehydrogenase NAD-binding domain-containing protein, whose protein sequence is MSAIQFEKNADGIVILTLDSPNQSANTMNADFRAALERTVEQLKTEIATPSNPPISGIIFRSAKKTFFAGGDLDELIQTRPADATAFFQMVEQLKAAFRCIETLGLPVVAALNGTALGGGWEIALGCHYRIALNDPKSTFGLPEVTLGLLPGGGGIVRMVRLLGLQTALPLLLEGKQFGIAQARSLGLIHDTAESTQALLDKAIAWIKANPKSQQVFDVKGYKIPGGDPKTPAVAQMLAIAPAILRDKTKGCYPAPEAIMAAAVEGAQVDIDTALRIESRAFTELAIGQVSKNMIGTFWHGLNAIKSGASRPKDQPKWQASKVGILGAGMMGAGIAYATASKGIAVVLKDVSIEAAEKGKAYSQKLLDKRVSQGRLSAEKRDQILALIQPTVTATDLAGCDLIIEAVFENPALKASVTQEAEPFLAADGVMASNTSTLPISQLAQASADASQFIGLHFFSPVDKMQLVEIIKGQNTSAATVAKAYDFVQQIGKTPIVVNDSRGFFTSRVFGTFVQEGLRLLAEGVHPAKIEMAALKAGMPVGPLAIQDEVSLTLSEHIATEARNALTAEGKTVAYSSADELLACMIHQFGRKGKAAGAGFYDYPENAKKQLWSGLDHWYQADVVISEQEMIDRFLFVQALDTLRCLEEGVLTSVVDGNVGSIFGIGFAPWTGGAIQFINQYGLVRALSRSQALEIQYGARFKAPALLIEHAQSADPIS, encoded by the coding sequence ATGAGTGCGATTCAATTTGAAAAAAATGCAGATGGCATTGTCATTCTAACTTTAGATTCACCCAATCAATCTGCCAATACCATGAATGCCGATTTTCGTGCAGCACTCGAACGCACGGTTGAGCAGCTTAAAACTGAAATTGCCACGCCCTCAAATCCGCCAATCAGCGGCATTATTTTCCGTTCTGCCAAAAAAACCTTTTTCGCAGGGGGCGATTTAGATGAGTTGATTCAAACTCGCCCCGCAGACGCCACTGCATTTTTTCAGATGGTGGAACAATTAAAAGCGGCCTTCCGTTGTATCGAAACACTGGGCCTGCCTGTGGTGGCAGCCTTAAATGGCACGGCGCTTGGCGGTGGTTGGGAAATTGCATTGGGTTGCCATTATCGAATTGCCTTAAATGACCCGAAAAGCACATTTGGTTTACCCGAAGTCACTTTAGGCTTATTGCCCGGTGGTGGTGGCATTGTACGCATGGTGCGTTTACTTGGGTTGCAAACTGCACTGCCACTGTTGCTTGAGGGCAAGCAGTTTGGCATTGCCCAAGCGCGAAGTTTGGGGTTAATTCACGATACTGCCGAGAGCACACAAGCACTGCTAGATAAAGCTATTGCCTGGATTAAAGCCAATCCAAAATCGCAACAAGTCTTCGATGTCAAAGGCTATAAAATTCCGGGCGGTGATCCTAAAACTCCGGCTGTGGCACAAATGCTCGCGATTGCCCCTGCCATTTTACGTGACAAAACCAAGGGCTGTTACCCAGCACCTGAAGCGATTATGGCGGCCGCAGTTGAAGGCGCTCAGGTTGATATTGATACCGCACTCCGGATTGAATCACGTGCCTTTACCGAATTGGCAATTGGGCAAGTCTCTAAAAATATGATCGGCACTTTTTGGCATGGTCTAAATGCAATCAAATCCGGTGCCAGTCGTCCCAAAGATCAACCGAAATGGCAAGCCAGCAAAGTCGGCATACTTGGCGCAGGCATGATGGGCGCAGGCATTGCCTACGCCACCGCCAGTAAAGGCATTGCAGTGGTGCTTAAAGATGTCAGTATCGAAGCGGCTGAAAAAGGCAAAGCATATAGCCAGAAATTACTTGATAAACGAGTTAGCCAAGGCCGCCTCTCTGCGGAAAAGCGTGATCAAATCCTCGCCCTCATCCAACCGACCGTGACAGCAACCGACTTGGCTGGCTGTGATCTCATCATTGAAGCGGTGTTTGAAAATCCAGCACTGAAAGCTAGCGTTACCCAAGAAGCGGAACCATTCCTCGCCGCGGATGGTGTGATGGCCTCCAACACCTCAACCCTTCCGATTAGCCAATTGGCACAGGCCAGTGCAGATGCCAGCCAGTTTATTGGACTACATTTCTTTAGCCCCGTCGACAAAATGCAATTGGTTGAAATTATTAAGGGTCAGAATACCTCTGCCGCGACCGTGGCCAAAGCCTATGACTTTGTACAACAGATTGGTAAAACCCCAATTGTGGTCAATGACAGTCGTGGCTTTTTCACCAGCCGGGTCTTTGGTACCTTTGTCCAAGAAGGTCTACGCCTCTTAGCCGAAGGTGTACATCCCGCCAAAATCGAGATGGCCGCCTTAAAGGCTGGTATGCCCGTCGGCCCCTTGGCGATTCAAGATGAAGTATCCCTCACCTTGTCTGAACATATTGCCACAGAGGCACGCAACGCCTTAACAGCTGAAGGAAAAACCGTAGCCTATTCAAGCGCGGATGAGCTACTTGCATGCATGATTCACCAATTTGGACGCAAAGGCAAAGCGGCTGGTGCAGGGTTTTATGACTATCCTGAAAATGCAAAAAAACAACTCTGGTCTGGCTTAGATCATTGGTACCAAGCCGATGTCGTTATTTCAGAACAAGAGATGATTGACCGCTTTTTGTTTGTACAAGCGCTAGACACTTTACGCTGCCTTGAAGAAGGAGTATTAACTTCGGTAGTAGATGGCAATGTCGGCTCGATTTTTGGGATTGGCTTTGCCCCGTGGACAGGCGGTGCAATTCAATTTATAAACCAATATGGACTGGTACGTGCCTTGAGCCGATCTCAAGCACTTGAAATACAGTATGGTGCACGCTTTAAAGCACCTGCATTATTGATCGAACATGCCCAATCAGCAGATCCGATCAGCTAA
- a CDS encoding GNAT family N-acetyltransferase: MSEFTVVVGDWHSLQQHAQHIRELVFILEQDIAPEDEWDDQDPISTHFVVYDADQPIATARLLSNDHVGRVAVLKEYRSKGIGKLVMQEIIALAKQQQRKELILSSQVHATQFYSGLGFAVQGESYLDCGIPHVDMVMTL; encoded by the coding sequence ATGTCTGAATTCACTGTCGTTGTCGGGGATTGGCACAGCCTGCAACAGCATGCACAACACATCCGTGAACTGGTATTTATTTTAGAGCAGGATATCGCCCCCGAAGATGAATGGGATGATCAAGATCCGATTTCAACTCATTTTGTGGTCTATGATGCAGATCAGCCAATTGCCACAGCGCGGCTGCTGAGCAATGATCATGTTGGGCGTGTGGCAGTGCTTAAAGAGTATCGCAGTAAGGGGATTGGTAAGCTTGTCATGCAAGAGATTATTGCTTTGGCAAAACAGCAACAGCGCAAAGAACTGATCCTCTCATCACAAGTACATGCGACACAATTTTATAGTGGGCTTGGCTTTGCGGTGCAAGGCGAGTCCTATTTAGACTGTGGGATTCCGCATGTCGATATGGTGATGACATTATAA
- a CDS encoding class I SAM-dependent methyltransferase: MCAAASTTDQEQQFLTAVQQAIATNQFERLVLSQYQGERVDLEKISMRRIELQNRPIIQCVFKYKTQDVTQNFEPDQAIIEIELLLSQSKQANLFSTLHEVQLKKTKKKVLLTQHKIQSSSVQASKTSHDREKNRLLDQNSPYLQHLGICDAQAQLIPSMARKWKQINKFVEIFSNALSQIPSSDHALKVVDFGSGKGYLTFALYDYLLKQQQTPSVTGVELNDQMVQFCQKVAEKSEFSQLEFFQGDVRSYQPEHLDVMIALHACDIATDFAIHTGIRLNASVIMCAPCCHKELRPQMQSPVLLQPMLQFGIHAGQQAEMLTDTIRALLLKAYGYESKVFEFVALEHTSKNKMILATKRREFTEPDPLVLEQIKALKQHYGIKKHSLELLLSDQWEQHDLGKKC, from the coding sequence ATGTGCGCAGCGGCGTCAACTACAGATCAAGAACAACAATTTTTAACTGCTGTTCAGCAAGCCATTGCCACAAATCAGTTTGAGCGCTTGGTTTTGAGCCAATATCAAGGTGAGCGTGTCGATTTAGAAAAAATCAGTATGCGACGGATTGAATTGCAGAATCGTCCTATTATTCAGTGTGTGTTTAAGTATAAAACCCAAGATGTCACACAAAATTTTGAGCCTGATCAGGCGATTATCGAAATTGAGTTACTGTTGAGTCAGTCCAAGCAAGCCAATTTATTCAGCACACTCCACGAAGTGCAGCTTAAGAAAACCAAAAAGAAAGTTCTGCTGACACAGCACAAAATCCAGTCAAGTTCAGTGCAAGCCAGCAAAACCAGTCATGATCGGGAGAAAAATCGTCTGCTCGATCAGAACAGTCCCTATTTACAGCATTTGGGGATTTGTGATGCTCAGGCTCAACTGATTCCAAGCATGGCGCGTAAATGGAAGCAGATTAATAAATTTGTGGAAATTTTCTCGAATGCACTGAGCCAAATTCCAAGCTCGGACCACGCTTTGAAGGTGGTGGATTTTGGCTCGGGCAAAGGCTATTTAACCTTTGCCCTGTATGATTATTTATTGAAACAGCAGCAGACGCCATCGGTGACTGGAGTGGAGCTGAATGATCAGATGGTGCAGTTCTGTCAAAAAGTCGCAGAAAAGAGCGAATTTAGCCAATTGGAATTTTTCCAAGGCGATGTCAGAAGTTATCAACCCGAACATTTAGATGTGATGATTGCATTGCATGCCTGTGATATTGCGACTGATTTTGCCATACATACCGGTATCCGTTTGAATGCTTCTGTGATTATGTGTGCGCCGTGCTGTCATAAAGAGTTACGCCCACAAATGCAAAGCCCAGTATTACTGCAACCGATGCTACAATTTGGGATTCATGCAGGACAGCAAGCCGAAATGCTCACCGATACCATTCGCGCGTTATTGCTCAAAGCTTATGGTTATGAATCTAAAGTATTTGAATTTGTAGCACTTGAACATACCAGTAAAAATAAAATGATTTTGGCGACCAAACGTCGAGAGTTCACTGAACCAGATCCACTTGTTTTAGAACAAATTAAAGCCCTTAAACAGCATTATGGGATTAAAAAGCATTCTTTGGAGTTGCTGTTGAGTGATCAATGGGAACAACATGATTTAGGTAAAAAGTGTTAG
- the trhA gene encoding PAQR family membrane homeostasis protein TrhA translates to MTVSLAAAYDPREEKINAISHAIGTFLALVAGILLLIKGQYLSPWQFFGLIVYAASMVLLFLSSTIYHWSQDPVKRRWYKKLDHTAIYYLIAGTYTPFLSIGIPTTKAHYLLIALWVIAAIGTLFKLVFIHRFEKISLIAYLLMGWLAVLVMDDMHHYLSRDCLTWLIIGGLAYTVGALFYALKRVRYTHAIWHIFVLIGAGSHFLAIYLYIL, encoded by the coding sequence ATGACCGTATCTCTAGCAGCTGCCTATGATCCACGGGAAGAAAAAATAAATGCAATTAGTCATGCTATTGGTACTTTTTTAGCGCTGGTCGCTGGTATTCTACTGCTCATCAAAGGCCAGTATCTGAGTCCTTGGCAATTTTTTGGCTTGATTGTCTATGCCGCCAGTATGGTATTACTCTTTTTAAGTTCAACCATTTACCATTGGTCACAAGATCCCGTAAAGCGCCGTTGGTATAAAAAACTCGATCACACCGCGATTTATTATTTAATTGCAGGTACCTATACCCCCTTTCTCAGTATCGGCATTCCAACCACCAAAGCGCATTATTTGTTAATTGCACTGTGGGTGATTGCTGCAATTGGCACATTGTTCAAGTTGGTATTTATCCACCGCTTCGAAAAAATTTCGCTGATCGCCTATTTATTGATGGGCTGGTTAGCGGTTTTAGTGATGGATGATATGCACCATTACTTAAGTCGTGATTGCCTGACTTGGTTGATTATAGGTGGTCTTGCTTATACCGTAGGTGCATTGTTTTATGCATTAAAAAGAGTAAGATACACTCATGCCATCTGGCATATTTTTGTTTTGATAGGGGCGGGATCACATTTCTTGGCGATTTATCTTTACATTCTATAA
- a CDS encoding MFS transporter, with the protein MASSTPSITTEIPTNSKARVLFASLVGTTIEFFDFYIYATAAVLIFPHLFFPTSTDPTTATIQSLATFALAFIARPIGAAIFGHMGDRIGRKATLVAALLTMGISTVFIGLLPTYAQIGIAAPLLLALCRLGQGLGLGGEWSGAVLLATENAPEGKRAWYGMFPQLGAPLGFILATGSFLLLGALMSDEAFMAWGWRIPFISSAVLVIIGLYIRLKLHETPAFQKVLDTQKEVNVPFKEVFTKHFPMLILGTVAAICTFVVFYLTTVFALNWGTTQLGYSRGEFLKLQLLATLCFAAFIPLSAVCAEKFGRKTTSIAVCLAAAVFGLFFSSMLASGSTFIVFLFLCCGLALMGMTYGPIGTVLSEIFPTSVRYTGSALTFNLAGIFGASFAPLIATKLATEYGLYAVGYYLSAASILSLLAFLAIRETKHDDVNNQI; encoded by the coding sequence ATGGCGTCATCAACTCCAAGCATAACTACAGAAATACCCACCAACTCCAAAGCCCGCGTGTTATTTGCAAGCTTGGTCGGCACCACCATCGAATTCTTTGATTTCTATATCTATGCAACAGCTGCGGTACTGATTTTTCCACATCTGTTTTTTCCAACCAGTACCGATCCAACCACTGCAACGATTCAATCGCTGGCCACTTTCGCCTTGGCCTTTATTGCGCGGCCAATTGGTGCGGCAATCTTTGGTCATATGGGCGACCGTATCGGTCGTAAAGCGACGCTGGTCGCAGCCCTGCTCACCATGGGGATCTCCACTGTTTTTATTGGTTTATTACCTACCTATGCACAAATTGGTATTGCAGCACCGCTGCTCCTTGCCTTGTGTCGTTTAGGTCAAGGTTTAGGTCTGGGTGGAGAATGGAGTGGTGCTGTCTTATTGGCCACTGAAAATGCACCAGAAGGCAAACGTGCATGGTACGGCATGTTCCCACAATTGGGTGCACCATTAGGCTTTATTCTTGCAACCGGTTCTTTTCTACTGCTTGGTGCATTAATGTCAGATGAAGCCTTTATGGCTTGGGGCTGGCGTATTCCCTTCATTTCAAGTGCCGTACTGGTGATTATTGGTCTGTATATCCGCTTGAAATTGCATGAAACACCTGCATTCCAAAAAGTATTAGACACTCAAAAAGAAGTGAATGTTCCATTTAAAGAAGTCTTCACCAAACATTTTCCAATGCTGATATTGGGCACAGTCGCTGCGATCTGTACTTTTGTAGTGTTCTACTTAACCACTGTTTTTGCATTAAACTGGGGAACCACACAACTGGGTTATAGCCGTGGTGAATTCTTAAAATTACAACTCTTAGCCACCTTATGCTTTGCAGCATTCATTCCTTTGTCTGCTGTTTGTGCTGAAAAATTTGGCCGTAAAACCACGTCAATCGCCGTATGTCTAGCAGCCGCTGTCTTTGGTCTGTTTTTCTCTTCGATGCTGGCATCGGGAAGCACGTTTATTGTATTCTTATTTTTGTGTTGTGGCCTTGCGCTTATGGGCATGACCTATGGACCAATTGGTACCGTACTTTCAGAGATTTTTCCAACTTCTGTACGTTATACCGGTTCAGCCTTAACCTTTAACTTAGCTGGAATTTTTGGTGCTTCATTTGCACCACTCATTGCGACTAAGCTGGCCACTGAATATGGTCTTTATGCTGTTGGTTATTATTTGAGTGCGGCATCTATTCTTTCACTTTTGGCCTTCTTGGCGATTCGTGAAACAAAACATGATGATGTCAACAATCAGATTTAA
- a CDS encoding metallophosphoesterase, with translation MWTTNSVILCFYISFAVLAIWGIAQAWISQSRTETIHPFKSFVHLLAFYLSYLLFPMVLFSAYSGWYGYYSLHQSIFICVLSTVLIYARFIEPHFIKIHQMKYKLSVTDTGFKKPVRVALIADLHVGLFSGHERQLKHVVEKINQQQPDFVVVAGDWTYEPENHLEQELAILKKIQAPIYSVNGNHDEQYPGPPIQELLQRALSNNNVIDIEGKIVDFDEFRLIGVGDLWAGKSDMRDMPELPQDKPWLILSHNPDTVDMVPNLPTRPLMLSGHTHGGQVELPWLTNYVMKKVSILGHKRGLYSHENADVFVTLGIGMVGVPLRFRAPPTIDIIELS, from the coding sequence ATGTGGACGACGAATTCCGTAATTTTGTGCTTTTATATCAGTTTTGCAGTACTTGCAATATGGGGGATTGCACAAGCGTGGATCAGTCAATCACGAACTGAAACCATACATCCTTTTAAGTCTTTCGTACATCTGTTGGCATTTTATCTCTCTTACTTATTGTTTCCAATGGTCTTATTTAGTGCTTATTCCGGCTGGTATGGCTATTACTCTCTGCATCAAAGTATTTTTATTTGTGTTTTAAGCACTGTTTTGATTTATGCACGCTTTATTGAGCCACATTTTATTAAAATTCATCAGATGAAATACAAATTAAGTGTGACTGATACAGGCTTTAAAAAACCCGTTCGTGTGGCATTAATTGCGGATCTACATGTCGGTTTATTCTCTGGTCATGAGCGTCAACTCAAACATGTGGTGGAGAAGATTAATCAGCAACAACCTGATTTTGTTGTAGTTGCTGGAGATTGGACCTATGAGCCGGAAAACCACCTAGAACAAGAATTGGCAATCCTTAAAAAAATTCAAGCGCCTATTTATTCGGTCAATGGTAATCATGATGAACAATATCCAGGTCCACCGATCCAAGAACTATTACAACGTGCATTAAGCAATAATAATGTGATTGATATTGAAGGGAAAATTGTAGACTTTGATGAGTTTAGATTAATTGGCGTTGGCGATTTATGGGCGGGGAAATCGGATATGCGTGATATGCCAGAACTTCCGCAAGACAAGCCATGGTTAATCTTATCGCATAACCCAGACACGGTGGATATGGTACCAAATCTGCCAACACGACCGTTGATGCTATCGGGGCATACCCATGGTGGGCAGGTTGAATTGCCATGGTTGACCAACTATGTGATGAAAAAGGTATCGATTTTAGGCCATAAGCGTGGGTTATATAGCCATGAAAATGCAGATGTTTTTGTGACACTTGGGATTGGAATGGTTGGTGTGCCTTTACGTTTTCGTGCACCACCAACCATTGATATTATTGAATTGAGTTAA
- a CDS encoding phospholipase D family protein — MPRTIKTAIQIAKSNSITLKIKVRLKQQYGFIFSMLLLLILSGCNTLPKQYPIKPVYAHDIDTSQTHLAQVITPLKHMHPELTGYHVLYEPLDALAARIHLIDQAEKTLDLQYYIWDNDRIGSLALYKMIQAADRGVKIRLLIDDNNAKSMEAIYLALDQHANIEVKLFNPYRFRQLRPIEMIIDLKRINRRMHNKTFTADNQIALIGGRNMSNHYYNVSDNYQFSDVDVMLVGQAVEDINHSFDEYWNDNYAFPVQQIVNAKQYYLRYEGLKQQLTDHYELATVQNYLDFSNRSNDFEQWLEHNSSWEWVKAEVVKDSPEKIKDKAKKEQHINFQMVNSLDTPEKHVDLISAYFVPQQDGEEKITELAEKGVKFRILTNSFKANDVALVHAFYAKYRVDLLKKGVELYEFLPALPDEYLNLDTKELSKTAKISLKGLSRSSLHAKLMAVDDKQVFIGSFNFDPRSANLNSEIGVILNSPELATAVNVTMDANLEKYAYKLVLDANNKINWQRQTPTGMKTYTKEPKMKWWQSIGIKVISWLPIEGYM; from the coding sequence ATGCCTCGTACCATCAAAACTGCAATTCAAATAGCAAAAAGCAATTCGATCACCTTAAAAATTAAGGTGAGGCTTAAGCAACAGTACGGTTTCATCTTCAGTATGCTCCTGCTACTCATCTTGTCAGGATGCAACACCCTTCCCAAACAATATCCGATTAAACCGGTCTATGCGCACGATATTGATACCAGCCAGACCCATTTAGCCCAAGTCATCACCCCACTTAAACACATGCACCCCGAATTAACCGGTTACCATGTGCTCTATGAACCACTCGATGCCCTGGCAGCACGTATTCACTTAATTGATCAAGCTGAAAAAACCTTAGATCTACAGTATTACATTTGGGACAATGACCGCATTGGTTCTCTTGCGCTCTATAAAATGATTCAAGCTGCCGATCGCGGGGTTAAAATCCGTCTCCTGATTGATGACAACAATGCCAAATCTATGGAAGCGATTTATCTGGCCTTAGATCAACATGCCAATATTGAGGTAAAGCTATTTAACCCTTATCGGTTTAGACAGCTCCGTCCAATCGAGATGATCATTGATTTAAAACGTATTAATCGTCGCATGCACAACAAAACTTTTACCGCCGACAATCAAATTGCGCTGATTGGTGGACGGAATATGAGTAATCATTACTATAATGTCAGTGATAACTATCAGTTTTCTGATGTTGATGTGATGTTGGTCGGTCAAGCAGTCGAAGATATTAATCACTCATTCGACGAATATTGGAACGACAACTATGCCTTTCCAGTCCAACAGATTGTCAATGCCAAACAGTACTATTTACGCTATGAAGGTCTTAAACAACAGTTGACCGACCATTATGAGTTGGCCACCGTACAGAACTATCTTGATTTCAGTAACCGTTCCAATGACTTTGAACAATGGTTGGAACACAATTCAAGTTGGGAATGGGTCAAAGCCGAAGTGGTCAAGGACTCTCCTGAAAAAATAAAAGACAAAGCTAAAAAAGAACAACATATTAACTTTCAAATGGTCAATAGCTTAGACACCCCAGAAAAGCATGTTGATCTGATTTCTGCTTATTTTGTTCCCCAGCAAGATGGCGAAGAAAAAATAACCGAACTGGCTGAAAAGGGGGTGAAATTTCGTATTCTCACCAATTCATTTAAAGCCAATGATGTGGCCTTGGTACATGCCTTTTATGCCAAATACCGTGTCGACCTGCTTAAAAAAGGCGTGGAGCTATATGAGTTTTTACCCGCCCTGCCCGATGAGTATCTCAATTTAGATACCAAAGAACTTTCCAAAACAGCCAAAATTAGCCTCAAAGGTCTAAGCCGCTCTAGCTTGCATGCGAAATTGATGGCGGTGGATGATAAACAAGTTTTCATTGGTTCTTTTAATTTTGATCCACGTTCTGCCAACCTCAACAGCGAAATTGGGGTGATTCTAAATAGCCCAGAACTTGCGACAGCAGTCAACGTCACCATGGATGCCAACTTAGAAAAATACGCGTATAAGCTAGTACTAGATGCCAACAATAAAATCAACTGGCAACGTCAAACCCCGACTGGTATGAAAACCTACACCAAAGAACCAAAAATGAAATGGTGGCAAAGTATTGGCATTAAAGTCATTTCATGGCTGCCAATCGAAGGTTATATGTAA